Proteins co-encoded in one Methylomonas albis genomic window:
- a CDS encoding TlpA family protein disulfide reductase, producing the protein MKKKLVFLACFMLHSPLTQATALTETPPACPTALIDQSTPLNWESVKGRVVLIDFWATWCPPCIKSMPFFNSLRRQYQSKDLEIIAVNIDEDSELARQFLQIHPVEYKLAFDPNGDCPKAFDLKAMPSSYLVDKTGKIRKIFLGFREEDQKEISNQVELLLREPN; encoded by the coding sequence ATGAAAAAAAAACTGGTTTTCCTCGCATGTTTTATGCTGCATTCCCCTTTAACCCAAGCAACAGCGCTCACTGAGACCCCACCAGCCTGCCCCACCGCCTTAATCGACCAGTCAACGCCGCTCAACTGGGAAAGCGTAAAAGGGCGCGTCGTGCTTATCGACTTCTGGGCGACCTGGTGTCCACCCTGCATTAAATCCATGCCGTTTTTTAATAGCTTGCGCCGTCAATACCAATCGAAGGATTTGGAAATCATTGCCGTCAATATCGACGAGGATAGCGAACTTGCCCGGCAGTTCCTGCAAATCCACCCCGTCGAGTACAAGTTGGCTTTCGACCCGAACGGCGACTGCCCGAAAGCCTTCGATTTAAAGGCCATGCCCTCTTCTTATCTCGTCGATAAAACCGGCAAGATACGTAAAATCTTTTTAGGTTTCCGCGAAGAAGACCAAAAGGAAATATCGAATCAAGTTGAGCTTCTGCTCAGGGAGCCTAATTGA
- a CDS encoding DUF4266 domain-containing protein has translation MRRVYSASCLLLALVFQGCAEVSPWERGNLAREDMSISPNPNLTHFREHIFTSKEATQGGHNGGGGGCGCN, from the coding sequence ATGCGCCGCGTATATTCGGCAAGTTGTTTGCTGCTTGCGCTTGTTTTTCAGGGGTGCGCCGAAGTGTCGCCCTGGGAACGCGGCAATCTGGCTCGGGAAGATATGAGTATTTCCCCTAACCCTAATTTAACCCATTTCAGAGAGCATATTTTTACCAGCAAAGAAGCCACCCAAGGCGGACATAACGGCGGCGGAGGCGGCTGTGGCTGTAACTAG
- a CDS encoding DUF3570 domain-containing protein has translation MAVTSSETRTTLAALTSAALSLPGMHSQAAVPSQQPNLNLLYGHYQESNDRMQVDVYHVDFSVPFADRIEMAFSLDRDTYSGASPAYSVPDVMTNQPKFTLKTDGSSASNAVPVDIVTAASSGITASGLTTIGGLNNFQEFVEGRSANDQPITDALVAWTTDHPKPASATLAIGGTLDFQEMAYAAYYGSSNTGTGSCSGQGTNGCYEEANIVVGHVNDGTLSAHLHQFANDYDSSKGIDLYGLEYHADSSGIYLRALDGSAFSLDSLNFNATIQNGNRLNNAVATTSPNYWATPYWEMLGFNTAVNTNLASGDGTNYATRIAYQTIANGFNGNLSLADGTLNSSFSNVNAVWIHFAGFPSTPTNGKTFNMVLDNVVTSSSTSQNANSDAMNAWLLAKSEFEADIVKNLTIAVYQSLLNKITPTMQPVQRYQQQPLETRTMPTFSGKYYFDNATLGFSGGLSEEPDFVSTFGSVNYSREFNNKLTTLTAGYNLTSNQITRNTDTHSGLSEAGHVHASDPTSPNYPALTESSVYNSFSVGLSQVLAKNTLFQSTANFTHQEGYLSNPYKYVYIRGEVTAAEYYALSQQTNKLDWSNITKLEMVGTELFREVRPDQRNMLSFSNRINQHIPALNASSSLDYRFYTDDWSINSHTVELKWYQSLPFGITVTPGLRYYSQSQADFFAPYFLAPRADGHYSSDFRLADFGSLSGSIAFSKQLSKGIKLEAGVEYYTRQSDLKLGGGNDTSYADYSYYMVHAGMNINLYAPASQKNEHESHQSHLHHGAPLPAGVMFGHMMTNPGEFMVGYRYQYANQSGNILRGSNVVADTSLLTAGCGNNPCASRPREMSMNMHMLDIMYAPTDWLNLMVMPQIMDMKMSSSPIVGATTTDEHSGGHSSGGLSDTTMAALLKLYDHPDHRIHLGLGFSAPTGDVEATVDGRDAVTSQLHDYGMQLGSGTWDFKPSLTYSGQQDNWSWGAQLSGIKRMQNRNRSNYVLGNAFQSTAWGSYRVSNWLSGSIRSVYTAQGAINGEFVRTHSLTSPIDYTSNYGGQFLDFGFGLNLSIPEGSLSRHLFSVEWLQPAITDFNGNQLQREGSLNATWNYAF, from the coding sequence GTGGCTGTAACTAGCTCGGAAACGCGCACAACGCTGGCGGCATTGACTTCCGCCGCCCTGAGCTTGCCGGGAATGCACTCACAAGCCGCTGTGCCCAGCCAGCAACCGAATCTTAATTTACTTTACGGGCATTATCAGGAAAGCAACGACCGCATGCAGGTCGATGTTTACCACGTGGATTTTAGCGTACCGTTCGCCGACAGGATCGAAATGGCGTTCAGCTTGGACCGCGACACCTACAGTGGCGCATCGCCGGCCTACAGCGTACCGGACGTTATGACCAATCAACCGAAATTCACCCTGAAAACAGACGGCTCTTCCGCCAGCAACGCTGTGCCTGTCGACATTGTCACAGCAGCATCAAGCGGAATTACCGCCAGCGGCCTCACCACCATCGGCGGCCTCAACAATTTTCAAGAATTTGTCGAAGGCCGCAGCGCAAACGACCAACCGATTACCGATGCGCTAGTCGCCTGGACTACAGACCATCCAAAACCGGCTTCCGCTACCTTGGCCATTGGCGGCACTCTGGATTTTCAGGAAATGGCCTACGCTGCGTACTATGGCAGTTCCAACACCGGAACCGGTTCGTGCTCCGGCCAAGGCACCAATGGCTGTTACGAAGAGGCCAATATCGTAGTCGGACACGTAAATGACGGTACGCTCAGCGCCCATTTACATCAATTTGCCAACGACTACGACTCGTCCAAAGGTATCGATCTTTACGGCCTGGAATATCACGCGGACTCCAGCGGCATCTACCTGAGAGCCCTTGACGGCAGCGCATTCAGCCTGGACTCATTGAATTTTAACGCCACCATCCAAAACGGCAATCGTCTTAACAATGCGGTGGCAACGACCTCGCCGAACTACTGGGCAACCCCGTATTGGGAGATGCTCGGCTTCAACACGGCAGTCAACACCAATTTAGCCAGCGGCGACGGCACCAACTATGCCACTCGCATAGCCTATCAAACCATCGCCAACGGCTTTAACGGCAACCTCTCATTAGCCGATGGCACATTGAACAGCAGCTTTAGCAACGTCAACGCCGTCTGGATTCATTTTGCCGGGTTTCCTTCTACGCCGACCAACGGCAAGACCTTCAATATGGTTTTGGATAACGTCGTCACGTCATCCTCTACCTCGCAAAATGCCAACAGCGATGCGATGAACGCGTGGCTATTGGCTAAATCGGAATTCGAAGCGGACATCGTTAAAAATCTAACGATAGCCGTGTATCAGTCGTTGCTAAACAAGATAACGCCAACCATGCAACCAGTGCAGCGTTATCAACAACAACCCTTGGAAACCCGCACCATGCCTACATTTAGCGGGAAGTATTATTTCGACAACGCCACACTCGGCTTTTCGGGCGGCCTTTCCGAAGAACCGGACTTTGTCTCCACATTCGGGTCCGTCAATTACAGCCGGGAATTCAACAACAAATTAACCACTCTGACTGCGGGTTACAATCTTACCTCCAATCAGATAACCCGCAATACCGATACCCATTCAGGCCTGTCGGAAGCGGGCCACGTACACGCGTCCGACCCCACATCCCCAAATTACCCGGCGCTAACAGAATCCAGCGTCTATAACAGTTTTAGCGTCGGTCTATCCCAGGTTCTGGCTAAAAACACCTTATTTCAGTCCACCGCAAACTTTACCCACCAGGAAGGATACCTCAGCAACCCTTACAAATATGTCTACATTCGCGGCGAGGTCACTGCTGCTGAATACTACGCGCTATCGCAGCAGACCAATAAACTGGATTGGAGCAATATCACCAAGTTGGAAATGGTCGGCACCGAACTATTTCGTGAAGTTCGTCCGGACCAACGCAATATGCTGTCGTTTTCAAATCGCATAAATCAGCACATTCCGGCACTCAACGCCTCCAGCAGCCTCGATTACCGTTTTTATACCGACGACTGGAGCATCAACTCTCACACGGTGGAGTTAAAGTGGTACCAATCGCTACCATTCGGCATAACGGTCACTCCCGGCCTACGCTACTATTCGCAATCTCAAGCCGATTTTTTTGCTCCTTATTTTCTGGCCCCCCGGGCAGACGGCCATTATTCCAGCGACTTCCGCTTGGCGGACTTTGGCTCGTTAAGTGGAAGTATCGCTTTCAGCAAACAACTTAGCAAAGGCATCAAGTTAGAGGCCGGCGTGGAGTATTACACCCGGCAGAGCGACCTGAAATTGGGCGGTGGTAACGACACCAGCTATGCCGATTACAGCTATTACATGGTCCACGCGGGAATGAATATTAATTTATACGCACCCGCAAGCCAAAAAAACGAACACGAAAGCCATCAATCTCATCTGCATCACGGCGCGCCGCTTCCCGCTGGCGTAATGTTTGGGCATATGATGACTAATCCCGGCGAGTTTATGGTGGGCTACCGTTATCAATACGCAAATCAATCGGGCAATATTCTGCGTGGATCGAACGTTGTTGCCGATACTTCGCTACTAACCGCCGGCTGCGGCAATAACCCATGTGCGTCCAGGCCCCGCGAGATGAGCATGAATATGCACATGCTCGACATCATGTACGCCCCGACCGACTGGCTTAACCTGATGGTAATGCCGCAAATCATGGACATGAAAATGTCTTCATCGCCCATAGTTGGCGCAACCACAACCGACGAACATAGCGGCGGCCATAGTAGCGGCGGCCTTTCGGACACCACCATGGCCGCGTTGCTCAAGCTTTACGATCATCCAGACCATCGCATTCATCTGGGCTTGGGCTTTAGCGCACCGACTGGCGACGTCGAGGCCACAGTCGACGGGAGAGATGCTGTCACCAGCCAACTACATGACTACGGCATGCAACTGGGTAGTGGGACCTGGGACTTCAAACCCAGCCTGACATATTCCGGGCAACAAGACAACTGGTCGTGGGGGGCGCAATTAAGCGGCATTAAACGCATGCAAAACCGTAATCGATCAAACTATGTTTTGGGAAACGCCTTTCAATCGACGGCATGGGGCAGTTACCGAGTATCCAACTGGCTTTCCGGATCGATTCGTAGCGTCTATACCGCTCAAGGCGCTATCAATGGCGAATTTGTCCGTACTCATTCATTAACGTCGCCCATCGATTACACCAGCAACTACGGTGGACAATTTTTAGACTTCGGTTTCGGCCTTAATCTGTCCATTCCCGAAGGATCGCTTTCTAGACATCTGTTTAGCGTCGAATGGTTGCAACCCGCGATAACGGACTTCAACGGCAACCAGTTGCAACGTGAAGGTAGCTTAAACGCCACTTGGAATTACGCGTTTTGA
- a CDS encoding cytochrome c peroxidase, with protein MRFFDKLILVSGILLAQSVFAHGPQTLPLQRVPIPPVPGLTDGADPIVVNEEAAIALGKALFWDANVGSDGMACGSCHFHAGADSRAVNQLNPGQKSSNASGQTFEATKTGAAGGPNYTMRLADFPLRQYVNPLIKASGVSFSTDDVMASSGTFSGTYTGASKFIGANDQCNRSVDSTYHVGATGTRRVEPRNAPTVINSVFNHRNFWDGRANNVFNGSSPWGGEIQKRVFG; from the coding sequence ATGCGATTTTTCGATAAATTGATTTTGGTGAGTGGTATCCTGCTGGCGCAGTCGGTATTTGCTCATGGTCCGCAGACGTTACCGTTACAGCGCGTACCGATACCGCCTGTTCCCGGATTGACGGACGGTGCCGATCCGATTGTTGTCAACGAAGAGGCAGCTATCGCCTTGGGTAAGGCCTTATTCTGGGATGCCAATGTCGGCAGCGATGGTATGGCTTGCGGTTCTTGTCATTTTCATGCCGGCGCAGATAGTCGTGCGGTCAATCAATTGAATCCTGGCCAAAAAAGCAGCAATGCGTCCGGTCAAACTTTCGAGGCCACCAAGACCGGTGCGGCGGGTGGTCCAAACTATACCATGCGTTTAGCCGATTTTCCGTTGCGACAATATGTCAATCCTTTAATTAAAGCCAGTGGCGTTAGTTTTAGTACCGACGATGTAATGGCTTCTTCAGGGACATTTAGTGGTACTTATACCGGCGCGTCGAAATTTATCGGTGCCAACGATCAGTGTAATCGTAGTGTGGATTCCACTTATCATGTCGGCGCGACGGGTACTCGTCGTGTGGAGCCCAGAAATGCGCCGACGGTGATCAATTCGGTATTTAATCATCGCAATTTTTGGGATGGTCGAGCCAATAACGTTTTCAACGGTAGCAGTCCTTGGGGGGGCGAGATCCAAAAGCGGGTGTTTGGGTAA